A portion of the Candidatus Pristimantibacillus lignocellulolyticus genome contains these proteins:
- a CDS encoding MBL fold metallo-hydrolase codes for MGLRFTVLASGSTGNATIIEGNDKTVMIDAGLSAKKLDELMKQQGISGQSIDALLVTHEHSDHIKGLGAFARKYNLPIYANQATWGALERHVGKISPEKRNVFESGESLKFGSMDVHTYNISHDAAEPVGYTFEQNGQRLGVATDLGYVSEKVKQQIIDCDCLVLESNHDTELLRVGRYPWNTKRRILSDVGHLSNVAAGEALIELMTDRTKRVYLAHLSQDHNQMDLAMLTVNSIFESNGIFYKREEFPLRPTFADRPTPWDGLGLQ; via the coding sequence ATGGGATTACGATTTACAGTACTAGCGAGCGGATCTACGGGAAACGCGACAATTATAGAAGGTAATGACAAGACGGTAATGATTGATGCCGGTTTAAGCGCCAAGAAACTTGATGAATTAATGAAACAACAAGGGATTAGTGGTCAGTCTATTGATGCACTGCTTGTTACCCATGAGCATTCTGATCATATTAAAGGTTTAGGTGCATTTGCTAGAAAGTATAATCTACCGATTTATGCAAACCAAGCGACATGGGGAGCATTGGAACGCCATGTCGGAAAAATAAGTCCAGAGAAACGTAATGTGTTCGAAAGTGGAGAGAGTTTAAAGTTCGGTTCTATGGATGTGCATACGTACAATATTTCTCATGATGCGGCCGAGCCAGTAGGTTACACATTTGAACAAAATGGACAACGATTAGGTGTTGCTACTGACCTAGGCTATGTAAGTGAAAAGGTGAAGCAACAAATTATTGACTGCGATTGCCTTGTATTAGAATCTAACCATGATACTGAATTACTACGCGTAGGTCGTTATCCTTGGAATACTAAGCGTCGTATACTTAGCGATGTTGGTCATTTATCCAATGTAGCTGCAGGAGAAGCGTTAATAGAACTAATGACGGATCGAACAAAGCGTGTATATTTGGCGCATCTTAGCCAGGATCATAATCAGATGGATCTAGCAATGTTAACCGTTAATTCTATATTTGAGAGTAACGGAATATTTTATAAGCGGGAGGAGTTTCCGCTTAGACCTACCTTTGCTGATCGACCGACGCCTTGGGATGGGCTAGGTTTGCAATAA